In the genome of Electrophorus electricus isolate fEleEle1 chromosome 26, fEleEle1.pri, whole genome shotgun sequence, one region contains:
- the diras1a gene encoding GTP-binding protein Di-Ras1a, translating to MPEQSNDYRVVVFGAGGVGKSSLVLRFVKGTFRDTYIPTVEDTYRQVISCDKSVCTLEITDTTGSHQFPAMQRLSISKGHAFILVYSITSRQSLEELKPIYQQVLAIKGNVEGIPIMLVGNKSDETQREVETREGEAQANHWKCAFMETSAKTNHNVTELFQELLNLDKKRDMSLNMRSSKQRRADKLKAKCSVM from the coding sequence ATGCCAGAGCAGAGTAACGACTACCGTGTGGTGGTGTTCGGGGCCGGGGGAGTGGGCAAGAGCTCCCTGGTCCTGCGCTTCGTGAAGGGCACCTTCAGGGACACCTACATCCCGACAGTGGAGGACACCTACCGGCAGGTGATCAGCTGTGACAAGAGCGTCTGCACGCTGGAGATCACCGACACCACCGGCAGCCACCAGTTCCCCGCCATGCAGCGGCTATCCATCTCCAAGGGCCACGCCTTCATCTTGGTCTACTCCATCACTAGCCGCCAGTCCCTGGAAGAGCTAAAGCCCATCTACCAGCAGGTGCTGGCCATCAAGGGTAATGTGGAGGGCATCCCCATCATGCTGGTGGGCAACAAGAGTGATGAGACACAGCGGGAAGTGGAGACCAGGGAAGGTGAGGCCCAGGCCAACCACTGGAAGTGTGCCTTCATGGAGACGTCAGCCAAGACCAACCACAACGTCACCGAGCTCTTCCAGGAGCTGCTCAACCTGGACAAGAAGCGTGACATGAGCCTCAACATGCGATCCAGCAAGCAGAGGAGGGCAGACAAGCTGAAGGCAAAGTGCAGCGTGATGTAG